From Bacteroides uniformis:
CCACGACCCCATGGACCTGCCGCTGGCGGCAGTCAATGCAATGGCCATCGTGAAGTTCTCGATAAGGAAGAATATGATGATGTAGAGGGCGGCATTATCACCGGAAATTTCGTAAGAAAGCTCCTGGCAAGGATCATTCAACAAGCAAACAGAGAAATTATACAAAAAAAGCTTGTAATTTATTCTTTTATCTTATTTTTGCGATGCCATAGGCATAATAATAAGTATCCGGAAAAAAACATGCTTATTCCATCCAATAGAACAAAGAGGGAGTGCATTCTTTCAAGGTTATGTTTTCTAGTGCTTTCAGTATGGGTGTTCCTACCTTCCGCAGCACAGAACAATCCCTACAAGATAGACGATGCACTCTACCCCATCTACCAGCGGGCTTCCAAGCAGGCACGCCAGCAGGAGGGGTTGCTGGTGGCCGACACTTTGTATCAACAGGCTCTGAAGCTCGGTGACAAAAAAGCACAATGCCTGGCATACATCATCCCCCTGCAGTTCTATATATCCCAAAAAGATGATAGCAAAATAGAAAAGGCATCCACTGACCTGAAAGAGATTTCACGTGCCAATAACTATCTGCAATATTATTATCACGCTTGGAGCAGCGAAATCATCTACTTCCTGAACCAACAACGCTCATTGCTCGCCTTGCAGAAAGCGGAAAAAATGAAAAAGCAAGCTTTTGCCGACAGATACCCTTACGGTATCTTCAGCTGTATCCGAACCATGGGCCATATCTACAAATCACGCGGAAACTTCGACCTCTCCGCCCAATACTATCAGGAAGCCTTGGACTATATGCTGAAGAATATGCCCGACCAAGATCCCAGCCAACTATACTCAAGCCTTGCCGAATATTACCGTAACACCCAAAAAGATTACGCCACCGCACTGGACTATTGCGAAAAAGCCTTGAAGAGCGCCAAAACAGAACGGAACATAGCCCAAGCCATGATAGAGAAATGCCTGGTACTATTCCGGCAGGGACGTATAGATGAATTCAACGACTGCTATAAAGAAGCCGTACAAATGGCGGACCGTTGCAAGCTCTCTGCCAGCGTTTCCCTACTGATAGCCCACATCAGCAAGAACATACTGGACAAACAGTATGAGCAGGCCCATGCCCACGCTGACCAATTGTCCGAGAAAGGCTTGCAACAACATGCCTACATTTACGAATGCGCCAAAGACTATCCCAATGCCATCAAATATCTGAAAAAATACCACCAGCAGTTGGATTCGACGAACAATCTCCTGCAACTGTCGGACATCGCCGAACTGAAC
This genomic window contains:
- a CDS encoding tetratricopeptide repeat-containing sensor histidine kinase, encoding MLIPSNRTKRECILSRLCFLVLSVWVFLPSAAQNNPYKIDDALYPIYQRASKQARQQEGLLVADTLYQQALKLGDKKAQCLAYIIPLQFYISQKDDSKIEKASTDLKEISRANNYLQYYYHAWSSEIIYFLNQQRSLLALQKAEKMKKQAFADRYPYGIFSCIRTMGHIYKSRGNFDLSAQYYQEALDYMLKNMPDQDPSQLYSSLAEYYRNTQKDYATALDYCEKALKSAKTERNIAQAMIEKCLVLFRQGRIDEFNDCYKEAVQMADRCKLSASVSLLIAHISKNILDKQYEQAHAHADQLSEKGLQQHAYIYECAKDYPNAIKYLKKYHQQLDSTNNLLQLSDIAELNTQIGAERLKMENIQATSRYRITLFSIVTGFLLLSLLFLMLYLHRKRKVNLELCHKNEELSEARDQAEAANKAKSIFLQNMSHEIRTPLNSIVGFSQLITSPDANLSQEERQDFCHLIQHNSDLLLTLVGDILSAAELESNRYTMKIAPHSCNKLCREAITTVEHRKPEGVKLYYTSEVDDCYELSTDGQRVCQILINFLTNAEKHTTQGEIRLHCSLTEHPGYVTFSVTDTGTGIPPEYSETIFERFEKADNFGQGTGLGLNICRLIAERLKGKVLLDKEYKEGARFVFVLPVKKSI